DNA from Streptomyces rishiriensis:
GCACCGTCGACGCGGCACAGGACCTGGACGTGCTGCGCGCGGCGCTCGGTGACCGCAAGCTCAACTACCTGGGCTTCTCGTACGGCACCCGGCTCGGCGCGGTCTACGCCGCCCGGTTCCCCGGCAAGGTGGGCCGGCTCGTCCTCGACGGCGTCGACACCCTGACCGAGCCGCTCACCGAGCAGGGCGTCGCGGGCGCCCGGGGGCAGCAGGTGGCGCTGGACGACTTCGTCGGCTGGTGCACCAAGGACATCGCCTGCCCGTTCGGTCAGGATCCGCGGGTGGCCCGCGAGGAGGTCGTCCGGCTCGTGCGCTCGCTGGACGAGGACCCGGTGCCGACCGACTTCGGCGAGGACTTCTCCGGCCAGGACCTCGTCGGCGCGCTCGGGCAGGGGCTGTACAGCAAGGAGCTGTGGCCGCTGCTGGAACGGGCACTGGCGCAGCTCATCGAGAACGGCGACGCCAGCGGCGTACTGAGCTTCGCGACCGGCGGCTTCGCCCTCCCGCTGCCGTTCACGCTGCGGGACCCGGCCCGCGGCGAGCCCTCCCCCGGGGCCCTCGTCGACGAGGAGGACATCCCCCTCGACAACCTGCCCGCGGCGCTGATGGCCATCAACTGCGCCGACGACCCCGACCGGCCGACGGCCGCGCAGATCACCGCGGACCTCGAGCGGCTGCGTGCGGCGTACGACAAGGCCTCACCGGTCTTCGGCCAGTACCGCCTCAACGAGGTCCTGATGTGCTACGGCCGTCCCAAGGGCACCGACTTCATCCGCGACGAGGTGAAGGACCTCAGCACCCCGAAGATGCTGCTGGTGGGCACGCGTGGCGACCCGGCGACGCCGTACCGCTGGACCGTCGAGACGGCGAAGCGTCTCGGCTCCCCCGCCGTGGTGCTCGACAACAAGGGCGACGGGCACACCGGATACGGGTCGTCCAAGTGCGTGCACCGCAAGGTCGACGACTTCCTGCTGTACGGCTCCCTCCCGCCCAGCGGCAGTTCCTGCGGGCCCGACGAGGACGACGGCTGAGTGCGCCGGTACCTGCCGCTGCTGCTCGTCTGTCTCCTCGCGGCCGCGGCGACGGCAGCCTCGTCCGCCCGGTCCCCCTGGTGGTGGATCGCGGCCGGTCCGCTGCTGGCGTCGGCCTGTCTGGGCGGCTGGGACCTGCTCCAGCGCCGCCGCTCCGTACTGCGCAACCACCCGCTGGTCGGACGGCTGCGGTATCCGTCGGAGCCGGTACGCGTGCGTCCGGCGAGCGGCGGCGCGCGGGAGCCGTTCGGCGGCGACCGGGACGTGGACGAGTATCTGGTGCCCTCGCTGCGTCCGGTCGAGCCGGCCGAGGAACCTCCGAGGGTGCGGGTGGGCGGGCCGGACTGCTCCCAGCCCTACGACATGGCGCTGCTGAACGTGTCCGCGATGAGCTTCGGCGCGTTGTCGTCACGCGCGGTCCTCGCCCTCAACAGAGGTGCGGCGCTGGGTCGTTTCGCGCAGGACACCGGGGAGGGCGGGCTGTCGGAGCACCATCTGCGCGGCGGCGGCGACCTGGTCTGGGAGATCGGGACGGGGTACTTCGGCTGCCGCGACGCCGACGGCGGTTTCGACGCGCGGGAGTTCGCGGACAAGGCGGCGCTGCCCGAGGTGAGGTGCGTGTCGCTGAAGTTGTCCCAGGGGGCCGCGCCGGGCAGCGGCGGGACGCTGCCCGGGGTGAAGGTGAGCGCCGAGATCGCGCGGGAACGGAAGGTCCCGGTGGGCGAGACGGTGATGTCGCCGCCCTGCCACCGGGTGTTCTCGACGGCACGTGAACTGGTGCTGTTCCTGGCCCGGCTGCGTGAGCTGGCGGGCGGCAAACCGACCGGGTTCAAGCTGTGCGTGGGCTCGCGGCGTGAGTTCCTCGCGGTGTGCGCGGCGATGGTGGCGGAGGGCCTGACGCCCGACTTCGTGGTGGTGGACGGATCGGAGGGCGGGACGGGCGCCGGGCCCGCGGGGTTCGCCGGGCATCTCGGCATGCCCCTCACCGAGGGTTTGATCACCGTGCACAACGCCCTGCTCGGCGTCGGGCTCCGGGACCGGGTGCGGATCGGGGCGAGCGGGCGGATCGCCACCGGCTCGGACATCGTCACCCGTCTCGCGCAGGGCGCCGACTACACCAACGCGGCCCGGGCGATGATGCGCGCCGTCGGCTGTGTCGGCGCGCTGCGGTGTCACACCGGAACCTGCCCGTCCGGCGTCGCGACCCAGGATCCGCTGCGGGTCCGTGCCCTGAACGTGGCCGACCAGGCCCGGCGGGTCCGGCGCTACCAGTGGGAGACGGTCCGCGACGCCGTCCGGATCATGGCGGCGATGGGCGTCCGCGAGCCTGCCGAGCTCACCCCCGGCCATCTGGTCCGGCGGACCCGGCCCGGCGCCTGCCGCTCGTACGCGGAGCTGTACGAGTGGCTGGCGCCGGGAGAACTGCTCGCCGGACCACCGCAGACCTGGGAGGCGGACTGGAAGGCCGCGGACCCGGACGGCTTCGGATAGCGAGGGCCCCGCGGCAGACGGCCACACCGCTATACGGCTACGACAGCCGCGCGCGCGGCGACGGCCGGGCGGGCGACGCCGGCCCGACGCTGACGAAGGCGTCGATCGCCGCCGTCAGTTCGGCCGGCTTCTCGACGGGGAGTTCATGGCCCGCGTCGAGGATGCGGACGGTGGCGTCCGGACAGGCCTTGGCCATGCGCAGCATCTGCCGCACCGGAAGCTGGACGTCGTGGTAGCCGTGGATCATCAGGGTCGGCGCCTGGATCTCTCCCGCCCGGTCCAGCACGTCGAAGGCGCGCATGGCGCCGTACAGCGTCATGACCACCTCGCGCGGGGTGTCCGCCGAGGACTTGATGTACGCGCGGATCTCGTCGCGGGGATAGCCGGGGGCGAAGGCCCGCTGGATGTTGGCGGCGACGAACAGCTTGAAGGGGACGAGGGTGGAGACGCCCATCAGCAGGCCCCTGCCCCGGCTGTAGGTCATCCGGCCGATGGAGTTCACCAGCACCATGCGCTCCACCCGTTCGGGATGCGAGAGCGCCACGGTCTGCGAGATCATCCCGCCCATCGAGTGGCCGACCGGCACGAACCGATCGATCTCCAGGTGGTCGAGCAGGGCCAGGAGGTCCGCGGCCAGCTCGGCGACCGTCTTGACGCCCGCGCCGCTGCTCTCGCCGTGGCCGCGCAGATCGAACCGGATCACCCGGCGCCGCTCGGCGAAGTGCGCCATCTGGTGGTCCCAGCGGTGCCGGTTCGCCGTCCAGCCGTGCACGAACACCAGGGGTACCCCGTCGCCGTCGCGCGGGCCCTCGTCGTCGTACCTCAGTGCTGCGCCGTCGACTTCGAGCTGCGGCATGGGTGCCTCCTGCGGTGCGGTCCCGGTTACTGACGCGTACGGTAACCGGGCGAGGGGGTCGCCGTCACCGTCGGGCGCCCGCGGGCTCGCGCCCGCCGGGACGTCCGTTCGCTCACGACCTCCGCCGGCACCACGCCCCGGGCGACGCGCAGGACGTCCCCGCTCTCGAACGTCCCCCGACTCCGGCCGAGTTCGGGGTCGCCCCCGCACGCGGTGCAGCCCGCGCAGTCGGGACGGAAGGTGCGGGGCGATTGCCCCGAATGCCTGAAAGGCGATGGGGACCTATCGTGCTCGTATGGAGCACGCACTCAGCCCAGCGACTCTCTCCGAACTGCGCCGCCCGCGCCCCTATCCCGCGGTGTCCGTGCTGACGCCGACGCACCGGCGGGAACCCGAGAGCGCCCAGGACCGGGTCCGGCTGCGCAATGTCGTGGCCGAGGCGAAGAAACAGCTGGAGAGCGACCCGGCGGTCAGCCGCGAGCGGCGCGCCGACGTCGCGCACCAGCTCGACCGGGCCCTCGCCGAGATCGATCTGGCGCACACCGAGGACGGCCTGGTCATCTACGCCGCCCCGGGTGAGCACCAGGTGTGGTCCCTGGCACGCGCCGTCCCCGAACGCGTCGTGTTCTCCGACACCTTTCTGACCCGCAACCTCGTCTCGGCCCAGGCCGCCGACCGACCGTTCTGGGTCCTGTCGGTCTCCGCCGACCGCGTCACGCTGTGGAACGGCGGCGCCGACCGCGTCACCGAGGAGCACGCAGGCGGATTCCCGCTGGTCAGGAGTCAGCCGAACTTCGACGCCGAGCGCATGGAGCGGACCGGCGACCTCCCCAGCACCTTCCGCGACGAAGGCGCCCGCCAGTTTCTGCGCGAGGCCGACACCGCCCTGGGCAGGCTGCTGCGGGAGCACCCCCGACCGCTGTACGTCACCGGCGAGCAGGCGGCGCTGTCGCTCCTCGACGAGCTGGGCGGAGTCACCCGGGACGCGGTGCACGTCGCACACGGCGGGCTCGCCCACGGCACGCCCGACGCCGTGTGGCAGGCGGTGCGCCCGCTGCACGACGCGGAGGCCCGCCGTGACACCGCGGCCGTCGCCCGGGAACTCGACTCGGCCCGCGGTCACAAGACGTTCGCGGCCGGCGTCGACGAGCTCTGGCGGAACGCCCGGGAGGGCCGGATCCGGCTGCTGGCGGTCGAGGAGAACTACCGCGTCACGGTCCGCGACGGCGGCGACCACCTCGTCCCCGCGGTGAGCGGTGATCTCGACGCCCGCGACGACATCGTGGACGAGATCGTCGAACAGTGCCTGGAGACGGGCGCCGAGGTGCGTTTCGTACCCGACGGCACGCTGGGCGACGTCGACGGGATGGCAGGCGTGCTGCGCTACTGACCGATCCCCGCCCGCCCGGCGGCGGCTCGGCCGCCGGTCCCGGTATGGGGCCCGTTATGGGGCCCGGTATGGGGCCCGGTATGGGGCCCGTTATGGGGCCCGGTATGGGGCCCGGTCGGGGGCTCCCACCGGCGGCGTACGCTACGGCGTGATCGTCGACCGGGAGGGTGAGTACGCGTGGGTGACCTGCTGGGCGTGGCCGTACTGGGTGCCGGACACATGGGAGCCGACCACATACGCCGTCTCGACCGCGTGGTGAGCGGAGCCAGGGTCGCCGCTGTGGCCGATCCCGACGCCGCGCGCGCCAAGGAGGCCGCGACCGGGATCGAGGGGGTGACGGTCCACACGGAGGCCGAAGCCGCGCTGGACGCGCCCGGCGTCGAGGCCGTGCTGATCGCCTCCCCCGGCCCCGCGCACCAGGAGGCGCTTCTGGCGGCCTTCGCCCGCGGGCTCCCGGTGCTGTGCGAGAAGCCCATGGTGCCGGACTCGGCCGGGGCGCTGCGCATACTCGAGGCGGAGGCCCGGCTGGGGCGACGGCTGACGCAGATCGGGTTCATGCGGCGCTACGACGCCGGGTACCGCAGGCTCAAGGCGCTGCTGGACGACGGGCGGCTCGGGCGGCCGTTGATGCTGCACTGCGTGCACCGCAACGTCTCCTCGCCGCCGGGCTTCACCAGCGCGATGCTGATCGACAGCTCCGTCTCGCACGAGATCGACGCGGCCCGCTGGCTGCTCGGCCAGGAGCTGACCGCGGTCACCGTGCGGCGCCCGCGCCCCTCCTCCGGCGCCCCGCAGGGTCTGCTCGACCCGCAGTTCGTGCTCTTCGAGACCGACGGGGGCGCCCTGGTGGACGTGGAGATCTTCGTCAACTGCGGCTTCGGGTACCAGGTGCGCTGCGAGGCCGTGTGCAAGGCGGGCAGCGCACGCATCGGCGACGACCAGGGGGTGCTCGTCACCACAGGCGGCGCCGCCGGTGCGGACGTGCCCCAGGACTACCTCGTGCGGTTCGCGGACGCCTACGACCGCGAGATCCAGAGCTGGGTCGACGCCACCCGGCGCGGGCTGGTGACCGGCCCCACCGTCTGGGACGGCTACGCGGCCTCCGCCGTCGCCGAGGCCGGGATCCGGGCCCTGGAGAGCGACACGTGCGTCCCGGTCGAACTCGCCCCGCGCCCCGGTCTGTACAGTCCGGCCGGACCCTGACGCCCGGCGGGTCTCAGACATTGCCGAGCAGTGCCTCCAGGCCCTGGTCGACGGCGGCGCCGACATCCTCCCGGCCCGCCGCGACCACGGCGTAGCTGCGCAGCAGGAACCGGCGCAGGGCGGCCGTGTCGAACTGGAGCAGGGCCAGGCCGAGCGGCGAGTGGAACTCCACCACCGTACGGACCGGTCCGCAGGGCCAGATGTGCACGTCCCCGCTGCCGGCCGGACCGTTCACGCCTTCCTCCAGCAGAGTCCTGCCGAAGGTCCAGGTGACGGCCTCACCAGCGAGGGAGACCTCCCTCGGGAAGTCGACGTGCACGGCGAAGGGGTCCAGGGAGTCGTAGCGGAGCGTGGCGGGCACGGGCAGCTCCTGGTCCTCCGCGGTGATCAAGCGGGCGCGGACGGGTTGTTCCAGAGTGATGTCCATGCATGTACGACCTCGCGAGGGCCTTTTGCATTACGCGAAAACGCTGTCCAATTCATGTGACCTGCGTCACATCGACCACTGCCTGGAACATCAGGCTGCCGAACAGGTGACCGATGGTCCCCTCGGCCCCCTCAGGAGTCCCTCAAGTCACGTACGCCACCTACGACTTGACCTCCATCCGACCCTCTCCGAGCATCTCCCGCCACCCCGCCCCGAAGACAGTGGCATATGCCAGAAGCACCACCGAATCGTGTGTTGCCAAATCCCTTACACGCCGTCGCGGGCTGTGCAACAGTCGTAACGGCCCTTGGGCCAGCCTTCGCCGTACCGTCCCGCATCGGAGTGCGTCATGCCCCCCCACGTCTCTGCGGACCGCTCAGCCGCCCAGCCGCCGGGGCGCGGCCCGGTCGACGCGCTGATCACGCAGACACGGCGGCTCAAGGGCGACATGGACGCCGTACGGCAGGACGCCCGCGGCGACGCGGCGGACCCGCAGGGCCGCTGGCAGCGCGCGCTCTACGACCTGGCGCTGCATCAACTCGACGACCTCGACACGCATCTGGCCCAGCTGCGGGACGGCCCGCCGCCCGTGCCGCCCGCCGAGCCCGCACCGGCCGCGCCCCGGCGCGAGTCGCTGCTCAGCCGGGTCGGCAGCGCGGAGTGGAATCTGCTGACGGACGAGGCGGTCTGGTCCGAGGAGCTCTACGGGATCCTCGGCCGCGACCCCGCCGCTCCCGCGCTCACCCTCGACGAACTGCCCGCGCTCGTCCACGACGAGGACCGGGCGCAGCTGACGGCGATGGTCACCGACTGTCTCGTCGACGCCCGGCCCATCGACGGCGAGTTCCGCGTCGTACGCCCGGACGGCGAACACCGCACCGTGCACATGATGGGCGAGCCCGTGCTCGACGCCGAGGGCGGCACCACCTCGATGTGGGCCGTCCTGCGGGACGTCAGCGAACTGCGCCGCAGCCAGCGGGCGGTGCGCGAGAGCCGTGACTCGCTCCAGCGGCAGCGGTACCGCGCCCAGACCGAACACCGGCTGGCGGTGGAGCTCCAGGAGGCCGTGCTCCCTCCGTGGCGCGGCTCACCGCGCCTGCCGCACCAGGGCCCCCGCTCCCTCGACCTCGCCGCCCACTACCTGCCCGCCGCGACGACCTCACAGATCGGCGGCGACTGGTACGACGCGCTCGAACTCTCCGACGGGCACACGCTGCTCAGCGTCGGCGACCTCACCGGCCACGGTCCCACCGTCACGTCGACCACGGCGATGCTGCTGGGCGCCCTGCGCGGGATGGCCATGGCGGGCACCCGGCCGGCCCAACTGATGTCCTGGCTCGACCAGTTGCTGGACACCACGGTCCAACCGGCCCTGGGCAGCGCGGTCTGCTGCCGCTACCGGCCGGACACCCGCACCCTGATGTGGGCGCAGGCAGGACACCCCGCCCCGTTGCTGTTCCGCGACGGGACGGGACGCCGGCTGGACGCACCGCAGGGTGTGCTCCTCGGAGCCACCGCGCGCGCCGTCTACGGGCAGGCCGAGGAGACCCTCGAAAAGGGCGACCTGCTCCTGCTGCACACCGACGGACTGGCGCCCGCCGACCGCCTCCTCGGCCTGGCCCCTCGTCTGGGCGGGGCGCGCACCGCACAGGAGTGTGTGCGGATGGTCGTGGAGGAGTGCGGCGAGAGCGAACGCGCCGATGACGCCTGCGTGCTCGTCGCCCGGGTCACCCGGTGAGCGGACCCGACCGACGGGGCCCGCTCACACCTGAGCGCCGTTGCCCCCCTTGCTTGCCCTGCTGCCCTTCTGCTTCGGCAGCGCCAGCACGATCTCCTCACGCAGTTCGCTGATCCTCGGGTAGTTGGCGTACTGCGCGGTGAGCCGGTACATCTGGCTCAGCCGGTCCCAGGTACGCCTGGAGGAGTTCGACCCCATCGCCATCAGGGCCAGCCGGGCGAACCGGTCCGCCTGCTCGGGGTCGTCGGCGATGAAGCAGGCGGACGCCATGGACAGATGGTCGAAGATCTTCGACCGTTCCCGCCCGTCGACGCGCAGCGCCAGCGCCTTCTCCGCGTAGTACTGGGCGTGCGTGGCCGCCTGCGGCTCGAACTCGGCCAGCGTGCGGTAGGCCAGCGCCTGCATGCCGTACAGATCCTCGTCCTTGAAGGTCTGCATCCAGGACGGCGGGGTGACATCGCCCTTGTCGGAGACGAAGAGGTCCTCCGCCCGGCCGAGGGTGCGGCGCATGGCCTGGCCCTTGCCCATCGACGCCTGCGCCCAGGCCTCGATGGTGTGGAACATCGCCCGGGTGCGCGGCAGTACGTTGTCGCCGGAACCGGACTGGGCGAGGTTCATCAGGTCGAGGGCCTCGTCGGGCCGCCCGAGATGGACCATCTGACGGGCCGCCCGGGAGAGCGCCTCACCGGCCCGCGGCCGGTCACCGCCCTCTCGTGCGGCATGGGCGGCGATGACGAAGTACTTCTGGGCCGTGGGCTCCAGACCGACGTCGTGCGACATCCAGCCCGCGAGAACGGCGAGGTTTGCCGCGACACCCCAGAGGCGTCGCTGGAGATGGGCGGGATGGCGGTAGGCGAGGATGCCGCCCACTTCGTTGAGCTGTCCCACGACGGCCTTGCGCTGCAGACCGCCTCCGCGGGCCGCGTCCCAGGCCCGGAACACCTCGACCGAGCACTCGAGTTCGTCCACCTCCTCCGTTCCGATGGGGGCGGCCTCGTAGCGGTCGGACCCGGCGGGGTCGGCATGGTGCAGGAGGGGATGGTCGAGGACAGGAGCGTCGGAGGAGAGGGTGGGGTCGGTGTGCAGCCACTCGTACATGGCACTGCTGAGAGCTGATCCCGCGGCGAGCGCGGCACCCGCGCCCACCAAGCCGCGTCGGTTGAGCATGAGGTCCATTCCCGTGAATTCGGTGAGGACCGCAGCAGTCCGTTCGGGCGCCCACGGCACATCGTCGGGATGTTCCACACTCCCGCCGCCGGGCCGTTTCCCTGTACGCCCGTGCCGGACCAGACCGAGGTCCTCCATGGTCACGACACGGCCGAGACGCTCGGTGAACAGGGCCGCCAGCACCCGCGGCACCGGATCGCGCGGGATCTCTCCCATGTCGATCCACCGCCGCACCCGCGAGGTGTCGGTCGACAGCTGGGGGTGGCCCATGGCCGCCGCCTGCCGGTTGACCAGCCTCGCGAGTTCGCCCTTGGACCAGCCGGCCAGGCCGAACAGGTCCGAGAGGCGGGTGTTGGGTTGTCCGCTCACGTCAAGCCCCCAGGTTCTCGGCTGAGTTGACAGTAGCCCGGTGAAAGTTGCCGGGCGACTATTCGCCAGGGTTCGCCAGGGTTCGCCAGATGGTGTGCCACTGGGCAATGGGTGTCAGGTAGGAAAGCGCCACCCCGACCCGGTCGCCGAGGGACATTCCCCAGGGTGCACCCGAAAGGACCGGTCGGGGCAGCGCTCTGACGTCCGGCACACGAAGGGATCTGTTTCTCCCATGTACGCAGCATCGTCCTCCGTGTCCGCCCCGCCCCGGTCGCTGCACACCCGCCCGGGCGGCGGCGGCCCCTACCTCGACCCCGCCGCGCGGTCGGCGGCTCCCGCGCTCGGCGCCGGGACGGCCCGGCGTCCCGCGGGGCTCGGCACGCAACCGCTCAGCGGGAGACTCGACCTGTCCGGCCCCCAGGGCGCCCAGCTGCGCACCGCGATCGCGTCCGTGCACCGGATCTGCCCGGAGTTCGCCCCGGTGCAGGTCCTGCGCCGCAGCGGACGCTCGGTGCTGCTGGTGGGTACGACGGGCCGCAGCACGGCGGTCGCCAAGTGTTTACTCGACCACTCCCCCGTATGGGCCGAGCAGATCCGGCACGAAATAGCCGCGTACCGCACGTTCGTCCGGCACCGCCCTCCGGTGCGGGCGCCGAGACTGATCGCGGCGGACCCGGACAACTGCACACTGGTGATCGAGCGGATGCCGGGCCGGGCGGCCGCACTCCAGCGGCACCCCACCGAGGCCCCTCCGCGGGCTGACGTCCGGGCGGCACTCGGCGCGATCTGCCGGCTCAACGCCTGGCGGCCTCCGGCGGGGACGTTCGACGCCCCCCTCGACTACGCCGCACGTATCGCCCGCTATCACGAGCTGGGTCTGCTCACCGACCGGGACATGGGCGACCTCCAGAAGCTGCTGCACGGCATCGCGGCCACCGCGGGCCGGCAGGGCATGGGCCAGTTCTGCCACGGCGACGCCCTCCTGTCGAACATCCTTCTCTCACCGGCCGGTCCAGTGCTGGTGGACTGGGAGCACGCGGGTTGGTATCTGCCGGGCTACGACCTGGCGACGCTGTGGTCGGCGCTGGGCGACGCGCCGGTGGCGCGCCGTCAGATCAGTCAGATCGCCCAGTCGGCGGGCCCGGCCTCACGTGACGCCTTCCTGGTGAACCTGATGCTGGTCCTGACCCGCGAGATCCGTACCTACGAGACGGCCGTGCAGCGTTCGATGCACGACGGCGGCCCGACGGCCCCGGGGGCCCAACCGGGCGGCGCGCCGTCCGGCGAGGAACAGCGCCTGCTGCTGCGACGGCTGCACGACGACTGCCAGCTGGCCCGTCGGGCCGTACGTGCGGCGGTCGGCACCCGCTGAGGGACGGGGAGCCGCGGGTTGCGCCTGAACGGCGGCGCGCCGCGGACCCCGGGGTGCGTCAGCGGTGTCTTGACGAGGGAAGCCTCCTGTCTGTGGGCATGATTGACGGGTTGTCGGCAAGCCGGTGACAGATGGCTCATGTCCGGCCCCGCACGCCCGCCCGCCCGTCCCAGGAGGCCGCATTGCGAAAACCCGTCACTCACCCCGGACCTGGCAGACACACCCGAAGAGCCGCAGGCGCCATGGCGTCGGCGGCTCTGCTGCTCCCGCTGCTCGGCGCGGCCTCCCCGGCCGAGGCCACGGATCCCTCGGCCGTCCCGGCGTCCGGAGCGGCCGGCCTCCAGCGGGCCTTCGTCGTCGCGGCCGCCGAGTACCACGTGCCGCGGAACCTGTTGCTGGGCGTCTCCTACCTGCAGTCCCGCTGGGACACGCACACCGGAGCGCCGAGCGTGACCGGCGGCTACGGACCGATGCACCTCACGGACGCCCGTACGGCGCTCGCCGCGGCCCCGCGCGACGGGCGGGGCACCCAGGACGCCCGTGGCGACTCCGCCCGCCCGGCCCGGGTCCCGCAGACGCGGCTCCCGGCCGGTGACGAGCTCCCGGCCCGGCTGCGCACCCTGCCGAGGGCGGCGCAGCTGACAGGACTGAGCGCCGAGCGGCTGCGCACGGACCCCGCGGCCAACATCGCGGGCGGCGCGGCGCTCCTCGCCGCCGCGCAGCGGAGCCTGGGCGAGCCGCTGAGCGCCGATCCGGCGGACTGGTACGGCGCGGTGGCGCGCTTCTCGGGCGCGGACGACAGCGCGACGGCCGCCACCTACGCCGACGACGTCTACGACGTGCTCCGCACCGGAGCGGAGCGCGTCACGGACGCCGGCGGGCCCGTCGTCCTGGCCGCCGTGCCGGGCCTGGCCCCGCGGACCGCCCAGCTGCGGGAGACCGGCCTGCGCACGGCCTCCAAGGCCGGCACGGAGTGCCCGACCACGGTGTCCTGCGAGTGGATCCCGGCGCCTTACGAACAGTTCGGCGACAACGACTACGGCAACCACGACCTCGGCGACCGGCCGGCCGCGCCGGGCATCAGGTACATCGTCGTGCACGACACCGAAGGCGGCTGGGAGGGGGTGCTGAACATGGTCCAGGACCCCACCTATGTGTCCTGGAACTACACCCTGCGCTCCACCGACGGTCATGTCGCCCAGCATGTGAAGGCCAAGGACGTGGCCTGGCACGCGGGCAACTGGTACATCAACGCCAAGTCGATCGGCCTGGAGCACGAGGGCTTCCTCGCCCAGCCGGACTCCTGGTACACGGAGGCGATGTACCGGTCCTCGGCGCGCCTGGTGAAGTACCTGGCCGCGCGGTACGGCATCC
Protein-coding regions in this window:
- a CDS encoding aminoglycoside phosphotransferase family protein; this encodes MYAASSSVSAPPRSLHTRPGGGGPYLDPAARSAAPALGAGTARRPAGLGTQPLSGRLDLSGPQGAQLRTAIASVHRICPEFAPVQVLRRSGRSVLLVGTTGRSTAVAKCLLDHSPVWAEQIRHEIAAYRTFVRHRPPVRAPRLIAADPDNCTLVIERMPGRAAALQRHPTEAPPRADVRAALGAICRLNAWRPPAGTFDAPLDYAARIARYHELGLLTDRDMGDLQKLLHGIAATAGRQGMGQFCHGDALLSNILLSPAGPVLVDWEHAGWYLPGYDLATLWSALGDAPVARRQISQIAQSAGPASRDAFLVNLMLVLTREIRTYETAVQRSMHDGGPTAPGAQPGGAPSGEEQRLLLRRLHDDCQLARRAVRAAVGTR
- a CDS encoding N-acetylmuramoyl-L-alanine amidase, with amino-acid sequence MASAALLLPLLGAASPAEATDPSAVPASGAAGLQRAFVVAAAEYHVPRNLLLGVSYLQSRWDTHTGAPSVTGGYGPMHLTDARTALAAAPRDGRGTQDARGDSARPARVPQTRLPAGDELPARLRTLPRAAQLTGLSAERLRTDPAANIAGGAALLAAAQRSLGEPLSADPADWYGAVARFSGADDSATAATYADDVYDVLRTGAERVTDAGGPVVLAAVPGLAPRTAQLRETGLRTASKAGTECPTTVSCEWIPAPYEQFGDNDYGNHDLGDRPAAPGIRYIVVHDTEGGWEGVLNMVQDPTYVSWNYTLRSTDGHVAQHVKAKDVAWHAGNWYINAKSIGLEHEGFLAQPDSWYTEAMYRSSARLVKYLAARYGIPLDRQHILGHDNVPGPTTATVSGMHTDPGPYWDWRHYFELLDRPFAATARRSGGLVTIRPDYLANRPVYTDCATKGEPCAAHGSGAVRLYSDHDEKSALIRDIGQGSAPTTGVNDTSSRVSTGQQYAVADQWGEWTAIWYLGQKAWFRNPKDSPTAVPSAGRVITPKDGRDGVPVYGRAYPEASAYPSGVPAQAVSPLPYTLPKGQKYVVGDQVPGEYYYAVTFATGSHRVVTGEDQYYEIQYGHRVAFVRAADVKLTSSTS